The Arachis ipaensis cultivar K30076 chromosome B10, Araip1.1, whole genome shotgun sequence DNA window ACATCtactaaaaaatacaaaaataacgcacaaaataatataaatatatagaaGTTCATGCCTAATACATGATAGAGATGTATTTGTGTTGAAATTGTGAAGATtagattgaaaaataaaaaataaaaaatatatgaagattGTGTTAGAATTTATGAATGTTAGGTTGAGAAATTAGAAATATATGACTATTTCAATGGCAATATAATAGCGGAAAATATGTGTGGGAAAATAAATGAAATCTTgtgttaataattaataatgataattttgaatatttattatattagattttttttttaattttgataagcacaagccaactttaaaaagctccctcttaggtgctttcaaaaacACCCCTAACTTTTAAAAACCGCAAGCACAAGCACTTGgactttttaatttaccaaacgcaaAATGAAGTACTTgtgcttttaaaaagcacaagcacctcttcaaaaagctttaccaaacccagCCTCAATTATATGTCTTGCTTTATATACACAAAAATCGCAGCAAGTATAagctcttttcttaaaaaaattccaTGTTATTACTTCAATTTATGAAGAATTTAAAAAACAGAAAGTCTTGAGAGCTATAAATTTTTAGTAATTTTGGCTAATATTTAATccatacaaataaataaattttatgtaTACAAATTTTTATAAATGGAGctatgctacacatacaagtctttttggcttacaagtcttacaagttggacCAAATCTAACAAAAACTACATTCACCCACTGGAGCGTGATAACACACGCGTCACTCAACCGTTTCCAAAACGCGCTCTCACTCACCATTATGGAAGACGCTTCCTCTTTTTCGCGttcccttctcttcttcctcttcctcttccttcttcttctcattcttctttacgtttctcctcttttttcttcacgtgtttcatcttcatcgttgttttttttattactgttgttgttgttgcatttttttcctcctctttctattgattttgcaacagtattattttttcttctttgtttgattttttttcccaagaaaaattataagaaaacgaaataagaaaatgagaaagaagcagtagaagatgaggaggaggaagaggaagcgttttgaattatgcagaacttatcagaataaaaatacacccaaatatcttcgttaagaaacttgagaaggtaaaataaaaagtaaaagatgaataagaaaaaaagaagaagatggtgatgatgataaaaaaaaaagaagaagcagtagaagatgaagaggagggagaggaagagttttgaatttgcagaatttatcagaataaaaatacacccaaatatcttcgtgttacacccaaatattttcatactacacccaaatttgctgcgaatacagaaaaatatttcctctaatgctatattttttcttctgaattgaaccacacctcagccacttgattggattcaaaacaataatcaatttcgttctggttcaattgacaatctgaacctgaattatttattatctttaacaacgagataactgatgatggaggagaaagaaaaaaagaaaagaggagaagaaattctaatgaaaaaaggaggaagagaaagaggaggAAGATGTGGTGTTGATGATGACGATAACGAGAgaaaaattaagaagaagaagaagaagtgacaTGGAAAAAAAACGTAAAAACGCGTAATATAAATAACTTATATGATTTGTATTGGAAAAACGTTTGTATATGAAgaataatttttataaacataGATGCAAATTATTGATGGCCAAATATTGACCATGCATATAGCATGCTGTTTAAAAAATAGGTAAAATAAAAAGCATGGCTttgatttattgattaattagaaAAAGCTTGTAGCAAGCTATATAGAACATATAGTTAAAAGATAATGTTAGAGGATTAACAGAATNNNNNNNNNNNNNNNNNNNNNNNNNNNNNNNNNNNNNNNNNNNNNNNNAGTAAATATATTGGACTAATATCTGTAACTGTTGgccaatataaaataaaataaattttttcataGAGGAATATTGTCAAATGAAGACACAGATAAATGagttattttttttagaataaactATTATTTCTACCCATAAAAATTTAGAATGCTGATAAATCTACCCACGAATAAGCAAAACTACCGTttctacccatgaaagatggacTTTTGCTAACAAAACTACTCGAAtcctaaaaaattatttgaaatccCTAAAATACCCTCTAATATAACCTaattctaacttctctttttactCCACAATACCATTCTCACCCAAATCCTCCCTCACCGCCACTCAtctccaaccaccaccaccactaacgTTATCACCATCAAAACCATCCCTTTCTCCTTTTATGCTACCCTATACACCAGCGAACTCAACGACATTTCTTGCCGTTCATCTTCATGTCGCGACGGTGCCATTTGCTGCTTCGAATTCGAAGAAGATGGTTATGTTCGAACCTTGCCACTTTGCTCACAAACCTTCCATGTTGATTGCATCGATGCTTGGCTTCGTTTCCACACAAGCTGCCCTCTCAGCCGCGCTGGGATTCTCTCTGCCGCTTTGCTGTTTGCTCCCATGTTCGCCGCCAGGATCCGATCAAGTCTTGACGCCGACGAATATGGCTCGAAATCAGCAGGGGAAGTAAGGGATTGGACCCCAGTTGCAAGGAGAAGAATTCGATTCGGTCGAAGGGGAGTGGAGCGCCGTAGTTTTCGATAGATTTTCATAGGAACGGAAAAACCTAGAATGAATGAAAAGAGAACTGTAAGGTTGAGGATGAGGCACTTGAAGTCGGGTTTGGTTGTTCGTACGGTTTTAGGGTTGGGAATAGATTTCTGCATCTGAGATTGCAGAGTTTCTTCTTCTGCGGGCTCTGGGTTTAATGGAAAATTGGATATCTCTACCATTGTTACACCAATTGAGGCTGTGAATTCTAACTCTGGTCTCTGGGTTTTGTGTATTCAAACTCTGGCATGTGCTTAAGTTGGCTGAACTGGGTGTTTCATGATGGGGTAAAGTTTTGAGCTTATAGATGAAGGTTGGGAACCGGTCCAGGAGTAGTAGAGGTGGTGATGACGGTGGTGGTGACAATGGTAATGatggtgaagaagaattgagtAGTGGTggaatttgagattagaaaagtggTGGTGAAGATAAAGGTAATTTAGGAATTTTAGGTGATTTgttagtgtttggataattttgttgtgcggaatccatatttcatgggtacaaatggtaattttcttcttttatGAGTAGATaagtcagcgttttcaacttaaaatggtagtttacttttttttttttttttaatttaaaaagtgaATTACCCTTTTTTTGATGTGAAACAAAAAGTACAAAGCTTTATAAATCACATGCTTCAATTAAGGATAGTGATTCTATACAGAAGGTGATAGACGATAGTAAATAGTTAAAATACTAAACCTAGAGATCACTATTCTATCCTAATGAACATTCGGAAGATCCTAAAGTGCAAATATAATATGAAATCCTACCTCTATACTAAGAACTTAATAAATCTCCATTAACTTGCTAAGAGATAGAATGCCTCTGGTGTCTCAAAGCAGATGACATAGTTGGGCTATTATTCTCTAAACTCCCTGAAGTCTCAGAGCTCCTATTATTCTCTTGCTGTCCTTTTCCCACAATCCATAACTTATCAATGATTCTCCTTGACCCAGACCGCAGCAACTGCATGCCGCTTCGGCTGTTTTTGCTGTTCTTCTTGCTCAGCTTGCCTTCCTCTTTCATCGGCACCTTGAGGGACTGGCATCTATTAATCCCTCTCTTCTCACCTCCTCCAAGCCGCAAAGGATCATGTGAATTGTTATGTATTGCTTGAATTCTGGCAGTGGCTCTAACCTGCTCAAAAAACAGAACCTGCACTATCACTCGAAGAGGAAGCCTGTCATTCTGCGCAGCATGCATTGAAGCATTCGCCGTCAGTTTCTTCACATCCATGAGTCTACATAGCTTCTTCCTTTCTGCTTTTGTCAAATCCGGATGCTTCTGAAGACAACAAGGTTCAACAAGTTAGAGACTAAAAAGTTTCATAAAAAGATAATACAGCAGCACCAATAGTATAGTTTTATAAAAGacacaaacaaacaaaataagCCTACCTTCAAATAAATGTCAATAGCTCTGTATAGACCATCGTGACTTGGCCTAGCACAATCAGGAACTGATTGCGACAGATCGACGAAACTAGAGAGACCGAGATTAGGCTCATGGGCAATTTCTCCGAGGTAACCGTCGACCAACTTTCCAATGTTCAATATGGATTTATCACTCGAAATATAAAGATCTTTTCCATTATCTTTCTCCTCAATAACCTCCATATTGCATCTTCCCTGTTCGTGAATCAAGTATTGATTCAAAAGGCCTTGTACCAAATCAACATCATAAGTTGTTATCTGAGGAGACTTTGCTGGAATCAGCAAATCCTTGACACAAGCTTCATGCAATTTCGGGCTAATTTTCTTCATCAGTTCTTCTCTTGCTGACTCATTTGCTCCAACTAATATGGCGAATTTCAAAAGCTTCAGTAAAAAACTACAAGAGCAACCAATGCCATTATCACATGGCAATAAACAGATAACTGTTNNNNNNNNNNNNNNNNNNNNNNNNNNNNNNNNNNNNNNNNNNNNNNNNNNNNNNNNNNNNNNNNNNNNNNNNNNNNNNNNNNNNNNNNNNNNNNNNNNNNNNNNTTGCATAGACTTTTAGTGCCTCGGCAATCACAATGCTATCGGTTCTTCCATTTGATTTCACACAAATCATTACTCTTTTGTAAAGATCAATGTCCAGTTCACATATATCTTCAACCCACCAATCCTTAGGAACAGATTCAATGTGATCTAGAAACATCATCTTGTGCTCAACAAGTTTTTTTCTCTCTGTTAATTTCCTGTTATAAGTGTAGGACCAGAACACCCTCGCCGGATCAACAGCAATTTTAGAAGTTATGGAACCTATGCATCTCTCAATGATCTTCAGATCCTCAGACCATGGCAGAAAAGAATTACAAGTTTGGAGGACAATTATAGAATCCTTCCAGCAACAGAAGATTCCTGAGTTAAGGAACACTTCAATTTTAAAAACTAAGTTCCCCAAATCAATATCCTCAGTCATCTCAAGATATTCGGCCGCACAGCGAGCAGCTACAACATTGTAAGCATTAAGAGTAACCGTCATTTCATAACAGAATTTTGCACATATTTCAAAGGCCTTAGGTCCTCCTGGGAAATCATCTAAGTAAATATCATCAGAATCCTCTTCACTAGCTTTCGACATCAACTTCTGTAATCGC harbors:
- the LOC107620912 gene encoding BTB/POZ domain-containing protein NPY1-like, which gives rise to MHSTFLVHKPTTTFNWQIGNATPTRHATILLVSPFLKNMKFMKLGSKPDSLEARGHSTRYVSSELATDVTINVGEVKFYLHKFPLLSKSKRLQKLMSKASEEDSDDIYLDDFPGGPKAFEICAKFCYEMTVTLNAYNVVAARCAAEYLEMTEDIDLGNLVFKIEVFLNSGIFCCWKDSIIVLQTCNSFLPWSEDLKIIERCIGSITSKIAVDPARVFWSYTYNRKLTERKKLVEHKMMFLDHIESVPKDWWVEDICELDIDLYKRVMICVKSNGRTDSIVIAEALKVYAXXXXXXXXXXXXXXXXXXXXXXXXXTVICLLPCDNGIGCSCSFLLKLLKFAILVGANESAREELMKKISPKLHEACVKDLLIPAKSPQITTYDVDLVQGLLNQYLIHEQGRCNMEVIEEKDNGKDLYISSDKSILNIGKLVDGYLGEIAHEPNLGLSSFVDLSQSVPDCARPSHDGLYRAIDIYLKKHPDLTKAERKKLCRLMDVKKLTANASMHAAQNDRLPLRVIVQVLFFEQVRATARIQAIHNNSHDPLRLGGGEKRGINRCQSLKVPMKEEGKLSKKNSKNSRSGMQLLRSGSRRIIDKLWIVGKGQQENNRSSETSGSLENNSPTMSSALRHQRHSIS